A stretch of the Uranotaenia lowii strain MFRU-FL chromosome 3, ASM2978415v1, whole genome shotgun sequence genome encodes the following:
- the LOC129754960 gene encoding uncharacterized protein LOC129754960: protein MKNAGRHYAQVVRKKAYFPVCRGKEECSLIEGIKKDLTLQIQDLRLISELTEGHQRCSPVWRLNREPFTDTKALLKTKPPFLSSRSEPAWYWVCILDTAGIQIFFHVHKFIGLPEMP from the exons ATGAAGAATGCTGGTCGTCATTATGCCCAAGTCGTCCGGAAGAAGGCATATTTTCCTGTCTGCAGGGGAAAAGAAGAGTGTTCTCTTATAGAGGgaattaaaaaagatctgaCCCTGCAAATACAAGATCTCCGCTTGATTTCTGAACTGACAGAAGGACATCAAAGATG CTCTCCAGTGTGGCGATTGAACCGGGAACCTTTCACGGATACAAAAGCTTTGCTGAAAACTAAACCACCCTTTCTGTCCTCACGGTCTGAACCTGCTTGGTATTGGGTGTGCATTTTGGATACTGCTGGAATTCAG ATTTTCTTCCACGTACACAAATTTATCGGCCTTCCTGAAATGCCGTAA